Proteins from a single region of Eremothecium gossypii ATCC 10895 chromosome VI, complete sequence:
- the KRR1 gene encoding ribosome biosynthesis protein KRR1 (Syntenic homolog of Saccharomyces cerevisiae YCL059C (KRR1)), with the protein MVSTHNKDKPWDTPDVDKWAIEEFNPEDNASGLPFAEESSFMTLFPKYRETYLKSIWKEVTRALEKHHIACELNLVEGSMSVKTTRKTYDPAIILKARDLIKLLARSVPLPQAIKILQDDIACDVIKIGNIVASKERFVKRRQRLVGPNGNTLKALELLTKCYILVQGNTVSAMGPYKGLKEVRRVVEDCMRNIHPIYHIKELMIKRELAKRPELAEEDWSRFLPMFKKRNVARKKPKKIKEKKVYTPFPPAQLPRKVDLEIETGEYFLSKKEKEAKKLEARRAQQAEKQSEKEKERAKDYIAPAEPEYSPEEKKEKKKDAKRKKDTEDETTHPKKKKSKSKH; encoded by the coding sequence ATGGTTTCGACTCACAACAAGGATAAGCCGTGGGATACCCCCGATGTCGACAAGTGGGCAATCGAGGAGTTCAATCCGGAGGACAACGCGTCCGGTCTGCCATTTGCAGAGGAGTCCAGCTTTATGACACTTTTTCCGAAGTATAGAGAGACGTACCTGAAATCAATATGGAAGGAAGTTACACGTGCCCTAGAAAAGCATCATATTGCGTGCGAGCTGAACCTAGTCGAAGGTTCGATGTCTGTCAAGACGACGCGCAAGACCTACGATCCTGCGATCATCCTGAAGGCGCGCGACCTGATTAAACTGCTGGCGCGGTCAGTCCCGCTTCCTCAGGCGATCAAGATTCTCCAGGATGATATCGCGTGCGATGTCATCAAGATTGGAAACATAGTTGCCAGCAAGGAGCGCTTTGTTaagcggcggcagcgtcTTGTCGGCCCTAATGGTAACACCCTTAAGGCGCTGGAGTTGCTCACTAAATGCTACATTCTAGTCCAGGGTAATACAGTCAGTGCCATGGGGCCCTATAAGGGTTTGAAGGAGGTCCGGCGTGTGGTAGAAGATTGTATGCGCAACATCCACCCAATCTACCATATTAAAGAGCTGATGATCAAGCGCGAACTGGCTAAGCGGCCGGAGCTGGCAGAAGAGGACTGGTCTCGATTCTTGCCTATGTTTAAGAAGCGTAATGTCGCCCGGAAGAAGCCAAAGAAGatcaaggagaagaaggtcTACACACCTTTCCCACCTGCCCAGCTACCTCGGAAGGTTGATTTGGAAATTGAAACGGGTGAGTACTTCTTGAGCAAGAAGGAAAAGGAAGCGAAGAAGCTCGAGGCGCGCCGCGCTCAGCAAGCGGAGAAGCAGTCTGAGAAGGAGAAAGAGCGGGCAAAGGACTACATTGCTCCTGCAGAACCGGAATACAGTCCTGAGGAaaagaaggagaagaagaaggacgCAAAGAGAAAGAAGGATACTGAGGATGAAACGACACATCCTAAGAAAAAGAAAAGTAAGTCAAAGCATTAA
- the MRC1 gene encoding chromatin-modulating protein MRC1 (Syntenic homolog of Saccharomyces cerevisiae YCL061C (MRC1)) produces MELLDGLCVSARKKTTYKKVRLGIAEQSKDEPSSNKPAAVFRSSLLDRVRTRLNVEDGHAPSSDALEPESGLTDDVYDGENLEVSFDVGDAEDDCLPTQADGKPEQIEVNVGTAPEEPFSRIKIPLKLSDGGIFSPSTQVDDEMAMQLQPTQKLPPESPALQAVDTHTELQDELETGVAVDGRISLSQTQVIVSGTNYGPTRVDDEVVATQQDSMGTADAQCWDTQTLDCALADDFQATIPDAQTLATARHEKLFIHQIEEEIATKTQKELPMMTQAKEAPYIPKQKLVFTKDNFLDSFDDDSETEIHGGLDGSDRQVSYNDREHTETGPQSSQPATGEGQDTQVLYPALQSLSITSKSYQEARQIILDESSEDDTDVNLSSAVSKAAVLAIKARNSKFITPQKIDETKSSKSNELFAKLRKANREQLLEQRRNAIERRGINMQNLEQEREQLGNLLEQELERNRRIRIREKKIERERLENENVELTISSDDASSDEDVPESDAGSIADPGASSTEDEDSGLSSEIDSDMGEESDHSVVTKRRSRRILVQSDDEGTETTENRQAIHLGVYGNNIKPQDTGPEARGSYLTSRIKKYDDLSPVKTTTSTPKGLTDGRAELDHESPDGHSLNTNLQQGLSKSESSSTKVSEDELDQETRRKILSDLLARNRKRAERNKLRRREMKKKGITKMLEMEAEESEDEWHGIGGSDNELSEDYDSEVEKMIDDYSVHSSNADHLRAILAKNERQHDENIVNKILHDISTGGFRRRGKGALDLEMSENEDQELQQFRQKRRELLKQKILENGDTSKLVSNPKSYAFFQTMVDDVTEASFGNTFDANIDEKTDPSAAGRKIVISEQFVKETLSFLSSKSGDSEIPAETKSISSSTVEREEIQDLHTLKQNSNIKHLKGSLELPAQMAELSSGDEGDYGFSLDRFRSAAKSFNNGTNVDDKFKSGTKAVRILKANKTIGGSKAAITFIGRKRRLIPPKNDYKDSEPKLNSSKRARSQLFSEGNNRSFDT; encoded by the coding sequence ATGGAACTTCTGGATGGGCTTTGCGTTAGCGCTCGGAAAAAGACCACTTACAAGAAGGTGCGATTGGGTATTGCTGAGCAGTCAAAGGATGAACCGTCATCGAACAAACCAGCTGCTGTATTCCGGTCATCACTACTCGACCGCGTGCGGACTCGCTTAAATGTTGAAGATGGACATGCTCCGAGCAGCGATGCCCTTGAGCCCGAATCTGGACTCACAGATGACGTGTACGATGGAGAGAATTTGGAAGTAAGCTTTGATGTTGGCGACGCAGAAGATGACTGTTTGCCCACCCAGGCAGACGGCAAGCCCGAGCAGATCGAAGTTAACGTGGGTACTGCACCAGAGGAGCCCTTTAGCAGAATAAAGATTCCACTAAAACTATCAGATGGCGGGATCTTTAGTCCTAGTACGCAAGTTGACGACGAAATGGCGATGCAGTTGCAGCCTACGCAGAAACTACCGCCTGAATCACCAGCCCTACAGGCCGTTGACACCCATACAGAGCTCCAAGACGAGCTGGAAACTGGGGTTGCAGTGGACGGGCGTATATCGCTCTCGCAGACTCAAGTAATTGTTTCCGGAACAAATTACGGGCCCACCAGAGTGGATGATGAGGTAGTAGCTACTCAACAAGATTCCATGGGCACGGCGGATGCACAATGTTGGGATACTCAAACTCTTGATTGTGCACTTGCCGATGACTTTCAAGCGACCATACCGGATGCTCAAACACTTGCCACGGCAAGGCACGAAAAGCTGTTTATACATCAGATTGAGGAGGAGATAGCTACCAAGACCCAGAAAGAGCTGCCCATGATGACTCAAGCGAAGGAGGCACCTTATATACCTAAGCAGAAGCTGGTTTTCACGAAGGATAATTTTTTGGATTCGTTTGATGATGATTCTGAGACGGAAATTCATGGAGGATTGGATGGTTCAGACAGACAGGTATCTTACAATGATAGGGAACACACAGAAACTGGTCCACAATCATCGCAACCAGCTACTGGAGAGGGCCAAGATACCCAGGTTCTATATCCCGCCCTTCAGTCTCTTTCCATAACTTCAAAGTCATACCAAGAGGCCAGGCAAATAATATTGGATGAAAGTTCGGAGGATGACACAGACGTGAATCTATCATCTGCTGTATCGAAGGCAGCCGTTTTGGCTATTAAAGCTAGGAATTCAAAGTTTATAACACCACAGAAAATAGATGAGACAAAGTCATCTAAATCAAACGAACTATTTGCTAAGCTCAGAAAAGCCAACAGAGAACAGCTTTTAGAGCAACGAAGAAATGCCATTGAACGCCGAGGAATTAATATGCAGAATTTAGAACAAGAACGTGAACAACTTGGAAATTTGCTCGAACAAGAACTTGAACGCAATAGAAGAATCCGTATACGTGAAAAGAAGATAGAACGCGAGCGCTTAGAAAACGAAAATGTGGAGTTAACTATCTCATCGGATGATGCGAGTTCCGATGAAGACGTGCCTGAAAGTGATGCTGGGAGTATTGCAGATCCCGGAGCATCATCTACAGAAGATGAAGACTCAGGGTTATCTAGCGAAATCGACAGTGATATGGGAGAAGAATCTGATCACAGTGTCGTTACCAAACGAAGAAGTCGCCGCATATTAGTTCAAAGTGATGATGAAGGCACAGAAACCACGGAAAACCGCCAAGCAATTCATTTGGGTGTGTATGGTAATAATATAAAGCCACAGGATACTGGACCTGAAGCTCGCGGGAGTTACCTCACTTCGAGAATAAAGAAATATGACGACTTGTCACCTGTTAAAACAACAACTTCAACGCCTAAAGGCCTGACTGATGGGAGGGCTGAACTAGATCATGAATCCCCAGATGGCCATTCCCTCAATACTAATCTTCAGCAGGGCCTTTCGAAAAGCGAGTCATCGAGCACTAAAGTGTCTGAGGATGAATTGGACCAAGAAACAAGGCGCAAGATTCTTTCGGATCTTCTTGCCCGAAATCGCAAACGAGCAGAGAGGAACAAGCTTCGCCGTAGAGAAATGAAGAAAAAAGGCATCACTAAAATGCTCGAGATGGAAGCCGAGGAATCGGAAGATGAATGGCATGGTATTGGAGGAAGTGATAATGAGCTTTCCGAGGATTATGACTCTGAGGTTGAGAAGATGATAGATGACTACAGTGTACATTCTTCAAACGCTGATCATCTGCGTGCGATACTGGCAAAAAATGAGAGACAGCATGATGAAAATATAGTTAATAAGATATTGCATGATATAAGCACAGGCGGGTTTCGTCGAAGAGGAAAGGGTGCACTTGATCTGGAAATGAGTGAAAATGAAGACCAAGAGTTACAACAGTTTAGACAGAAAAGACGAGAACTTTTGAAACAAAAGATATTGGAAAATGGTGATACTAGCAAGCTCGTATCTAACCCCAAGTCATACGCCTTTTTTCAGACGATGGTGGACGATGTTACTGAAGCATCATTTGGAAATACATTTGATGCCAATATAGATGAAAAAACAGATCCATCTGCTGCAGGTCGGAAAATTGTCATATCAGAACAATTTGTAAAGGAAACCCTGTCATTCTTGTCGAGCAAGAGTGGCGACTCAGAAATCCCTGCAGAAACTAAATCTATTTCATCCAGCACAGTTGAAcgtgaagaaattcaagACCTTCATACATTGAAGCAAAATAGTAACATTAAACATTTGAAAGGAAGTCTAGAACTTCCTGCTCAGATGGCTGAACTCAGCAGTGGAGATGAAGGTGATTACGGCTTTTCTTTAGATAGATTTCGCTCTGCGGCAAAAAGTTTTAATAATGGAACTAACGTCGACGATAAGTTTAAAAGTGGCACCAAGGCAGTGCGAATCTTAAAGGCGAATAAGACAATTGGCGGTTCAAAAGCCGCGATTACTTTTATTGGGAGAAAGCGTAGGCTGATTCCACCAAAAAATGATTATAAAGATTCAGAACCAAAGCTTAATTCATCAAAACGAGCTCGCTCTCAGTTGTTTTCGGAGGGAAATAACCGCAGTTTTGATACTTAG
- a CDS encoding AFR746Cp (Syntenic homolog of Saccharomyces cerevisiae YCL063W (VAC17)): protein MDELQRTVLALQTRSDELVLQLRSSVVECERVGRAEICGCAVRAALAEGICDGAMCEARRWEFYALLMQLTSLRVRVEHISGTVRGMLRRGEWNLQAVRKQFEMLDALSDELDGLVMGSTPCSGLEPQGHQLEYLELKQLELLRLSAFSSRSELVSNRGDHQAVLRGETDRARGTRIREIAGDGRKLQNSRAPELVPGRVIPSNTSYDSSSLFRRSLDGHLSELFDISYHSDEETVVSINQQHLGDLSSVISPKERNTTYPKTQDLSIGGQNFPPFRDQYPITTSSAATSNSTAAVTYCSVQSSFGENSRLDKLSVTHGFLKSLAGHAMDDRQKGSARFMNGQFIPNISHFFRRWKIFSHQSMNVSEPCTTQPFASVDKSDIRSLHNQDMASQDSTRKFSTVTEDSFCSEDAYSGPSIKVTMTPVLYEYLKEALETELRFN, encoded by the coding sequence ATGGATGAGTTGCAGCGAACGGTGCTTGCACTACAGACCAGGTCTGACGAGCTGGTGCTGCAGTTGCGCTCCAGCGTGGTCGAGTGCGAACGCGTGGGTCGGGCAGAAATCTGCGGCTGCGCAGTTCGAGCAGCACTTGCAGAAGGTATCTGCGACGGAGCAATGTGTGAAGCTCGTCGTTGGGAATTCTACGCGTTGCTCATGCAACTGACGTCACTGCGGGTGCGGGTAGAACACATTAGCGGGACAGTAAGGGGTATGCTCCGTAGGGGAGAATGGAATTTACAGGCTGTCAGAAAACAATTTGAGATGCTAGATGCCTTATCTGACGAACTTGATGGTCTTGTGATGGGCAGTACTCCCTGCAGTGGACTCGAGCCGCAAGGACACCAATTGGAATATTTGGAACTCAAACAGTTGGAGTTATTGCGGCTTTCGGCTTTCAGTAGCCGTTCAGAGTTAGTGTCGAACAGAGGGGACCACCAGGCGGTACTTCGCGGAGAGACCGATCGTGCACGTGGTACACGAATCCGTGAAATCGCAGGAGACGGCAGAAAGTTGCAGAATAGTCGAGCTCCGGAACTCGTACCTGGAAGAGTCATCCCGTCCAATACTTCATATGATTCATCTAGTTTATTCCGCCGAAGTTTAGACGGTCATCTCAGTGAGCTGTTTGATATTAGCTATCATTCAGATGAGGAAACCGTGGTGTCAATAAACCAACAGCATTTGGGGGATCTCTCTTCTGTAATAAGTCCTAAGGAGCGAAATACAACCTATCCAAAAACACAGGATCTTTCAATTGGGGGGCAGAATTTCCCGCCTTTCAGGGACCAGTATCCAATAACTACTAGTTCCGCCGCTACATCCAACTCTACTGCAGCTGTGACATACTGTAGTGTGCAGTCGTCCTTCGGCGAAAATTCGAGGTTGGATAAACTCAGCGTTACGCATGGATTTTTGAAATCACTTGCTGGTCACGCCATGGATGATAGGCAGAAAGGTAGCGCTAGATTCATGAATGGCCAGTTTATACCCAATATTTCCCACTTCTTTAGGCGGTGGAAGATTTTTAGTCACCAATCCATGAATGTATCAGAACCTTGTACTACCCAGCCATTTGCTTCTGTCGACAAGTCGGACATTAGAAGTTTGCACAATCAAGATATGGCATCACAGGACTCTACTCGTAAGTTTTCCACTGTGACTGAAGATAGTTTTTGCTCAGAAGATGCATATTCAGGTCCGTCGATTAAAGTAACTATGACTCCGGTGCTATATGAATATTTGAAAGAAGCCTTAGAGACGGAACTGCGTTTCAATTAA
- the CHA1 gene encoding L-serine/L-threonine ammonia-lyase CHA1 (Syntenic homolog of Saccharomyces cerevisiae YCL064C (CHA1)): MSNKRTYTSTEVQFGDEMDDDFHQHCDSSLVPTGVQVKKGHLISEVLQYIICGMRMRYQFSRQQTVGSMASFYCKTPLMRHVFARQNVRYTANPEIMLKYEFFQPSGSFKSRGIGNLIWKEMQKIRQNSSLQPHVFASSGGNAGLAAATASRQLGLPCTVVVPETTRRRMVERIRSTGADVISMGSVLKESDDYLRSELMGNVNLEKVAPIYAHPFDNPLIWEGHATMVDEVVEALHLQGVQLESVKGIVCSVGGGGLYNGIVYGLEKHGLADSIPVVAVETEGCEVLHRSLLLGRNVSMNPKSVATSLCTSFVTDLTLSYAQKYRTKSVVLDQLAVVQTCLNFAEESNIVTEPACGAALHLGYHPEILERELGPLTPQDVVIVIACGGSTMNLADLKESEDQLQPKIKDFHTPIGTQHETIILTS, encoded by the coding sequence ATGTCCAACAAGCGGACTTACACATCCACTGAGGTACAGTTTGGAGATGAAATGGATGATGACTTCCACCAACACTGTGACTCGTCCCTTGTTCCAACCGGAGTGCAAGTGAAGAAAGGGCACCTTATAAGCGAGGTCCTACAATATATAATATGTGGTATGCGGATGAGATATCAGTTTAGCCGTCAGCAAACAGTTGGTAGCATGGCGTCTTTCTATTGTAAAACGCCCTTGATGCGTCATGTGTTCGCGAGGCAAAATGTGCGTTATACGGCAAACCCAGAAATAATGTTGAAGTACGAATTCTTTCAACCCAGTGGAAGTTTCAAGAGCCGCGGCATTGGGAATTTGATTTGGAAAGAGATGCAGAAGATCCGGCAGAATAGTTCACTGCAGCCACATGTGTTTGCGAGCTCCGGCGGCAATGCAGGGCTTGCAGCAGCAACGGCGTCACGACAACTAGGACTACCTTGCACAGTGGTAGTGCCTGAAACTACTCGACGGCGGATGGTAGAGCGGATACGGTCAACGGGGGCAGATGTGATATCAATGGGAAGTGTATTGAAAGAGAGCGATGACTACTTACGGTCCGAGTTGATGGGGAATGTGAATTTAGAAAAAGTCGCTCCGATATATGCACATCCATTCGACAACCCACTCATCTGGGAAGGGCATGCAACAATGGTAGATGAAGTAGTAGAAGCACTGCATCTCCAAGGCGTGCAATTGGAGAGCGTGAAAGGTATCGTCTGCAGCGTAGGTGGCGGGGGGTTATATAATGGGATTGTATATGGGCTGGAGAAACATGGTTTGGCAGACTCTATCCCTGTTGTAGCAGTGGAAACAGAGGGGTGCGAGGTTTTGCACAGATCTTTGCTGCTGGGCAGGAACGTTTCGATGAATCCTAAAAGCGTTGCTACTTCTTTATGCACATCTTTCGTGACGGATCTTACTCTGAGTTACGCCCAAAAATACAGGACAAAATCTGTTGTGCTTGACCAGCTCGCTGTAGTACAGACATGTTTAAATTTTGCGGAAGAGAGCAATATTGTAACCGAACCAGCGTGTGGCGCAGCTCTTCATCTAGGATATCATCCTGAAATACTTGAGCGTGAGTTAGGTCCTTTAACACCGCAGGATGTTGTTATAGTAATTGCCTGTGGCGGGTCCACGATGAATCTCGCGGATCTTAAAGAAAGTGAAGACCAACTTCAGCCGAAAATTAAGGACTTCCATACACCGATTGGTACCCAGCATGAAACCATAATTCTCACATCTTAA
- a CDS encoding AFR748Wp (Syntenic homolog of Saccharomyces cerevisiae YJL204C (RCY1)) gives MDEIVFVFGSNQLPDDFNPEAGSVLKREIKPSKCARMIVELLSNHCFLLTGATDKGTIDVFQQEVGERFFNEVVKNIKKNIISTEGAIFLICDLNYYYDFIANNLRQKQIVPLFAGLKAVGQIFLVSNKDSKELGKMICDVGKFQGIFTQEEIYEFVQRRADWSRVRKDVERVMYGLAVSDCIIM, from the coding sequence ATGGATGAGATTGTATTTGTATTTGGGTCGAACCAATTACCGGATGACTTTAACCCAGAAGCGGGTAGTGTTCTGAAACGAGAAATTAAGCCATCAAAATGTGCGAGAATGATTGTAGAATTGCTGTCGAATCATTGTTTTCTATTGACAGGGGCGACAGATAAGGGGACAATTGATGTATTCCAGCAGGAAGTGGGGGAAAGATTTTTTAACGAAGTTGTCAAGAACATCAAAAAGAACATTATATCTACCGAAGGGGCAATTTTTTTGATATGCGATTTGAACTACTATTATGATTTTATCGCGAACAATTTAAGGCAAAAACAAATTGTTCCCTTGTTTGCAGGGCTAAAAGCGGTAGGGCAAATATTTTTGGTGTCAAACAAAGATTCTAAAGAACTAGGCAAAATGATATGCGATGTAGGGAAGTTCCAGGGAATTTTCACGCAGGAGGAGATATACGAATTTGTTCAAAGAAGAGCTGATTGGTCACGTGTGAGGAAGGACGTCGAAAGAGTGATGTATGGATTAGCTGTTAGTGATTGTATAATTATGTAG
- a CDS encoding AFR749Cp (Non-syntenic homolog of Saccharomyces cerevisiae YLR154C (RNH203)), with translation MFLVPCKVRYSGPTAEFQSLNHIRGRKIVGKDILSKFPDSNAYLARPDNVATLNAILNCERDGNDQRLLSELHKFHENLDLNDAIHGTT, from the coding sequence ATGTTTTTAGTTCCCTGTAAAGTTCGTTACTCCGGCCCCACCGCCGAATTCCAATCCCTCAACCATATCAGAGGCAGGAAGATTGTTGGTAAAGATATTTTATCCAAATTCCCCGATTCCAACGCTTATTTGGCCCGCCCCGACAACGTGGCAACCCTCAACGCAATCCTCAATTGTGAACGTGACGGCAACGACCAACGGCTCCTTTCTGAGCTCCACAAGTTTCACGAGAATTTAGACCTAAATGATGCCATCCATGGTACTACATAA
- a CDS encoding AFR750Cp (NOHBY674; No homolog in Saccharomyces cerevisiae; Syntenic homolog of Kluyveromyces lactis KLLA0C03157g), with product MTRTINLQLPKRTSTYSSNFLKPAGCPKYEFVEGSKKPSRPRNKFIIMRTIFHNSSSKIVSAIWKHSPDQFQKYFQLLAEFEQNWHKHNHSPAAALTDAEAFRVIARSLHPQPRVIKRRQQKKKVKMLCGRFSRIEDVFSSL from the coding sequence ATGACCAGAACTATTAACCTACAGTTACCCAAGAGAACTTCTACCTACTCGTCCAACTTTCTTAAGCCTGCTGGCTGTCCAAAGTATGAGTTTGTAGAAGGTTCAAAGAAGCCAAGCAGACCAAGAAACAAGTTTATCATCATGAGGACAATTTTCCATAACTCCTCATCCAAGATCGTCAGTGCCATATGGAAGCATTCACCCGACCAGTTTCAAAAATACTTCCAACTTCTCGCCGAGTTCGAGCAAAACTGGCACAAGCACAACCACTcccctgctgctgccctCACCGACGCCGAAGCATTCCGCGTCATCGCACGCTCCCTGCACCCCCAGCCCCGCGTGATAAAAAGGCGGCAGCAGAAAAAAAAAGTGAAAATGTTATGTGGTCGTTTTTCAAGGATTGAAGATGTTTTTAGTTCCCTGTAA
- a CDS encoding homeobox domain-containing protein (Syntenic homolog of Saccharomyces cerevisiae YCR097W (HMRA1); 1-intron): protein MSSIEETAQAIQAICSVLLGEVCVTSLIVIPASALLTGDKQRRRTVLPKETKEFLESVFERKRCPNAKERRAIAEKCGLTPIQIRIWFTNKRMRSKTRGARF, encoded by the coding sequence ATGTCAAGTATTGAAGAAACAGCTCAAGCAATCCAGGCGATTTGCAGTGTTCTGCTAGGTGAAGTATGTGTGACGAGTCTCATTGTAATCCCAGCCTCTGCCTTACTAACAGGAGATAAACAGCGAAGAAGAACAGTGTTACCCAAGGAAACAAAGGAGTTCCTGGAAAGTGTGTTTGAAAGGAAGCGTTGTCCCAACGCCAAAGAAAGACGGGCAATTGCAGAGAAATGCGGGTTAACACCTATACAGATAAGAATATGGTTCACAAATAAGCGAATGCGTTCCAAGACGCGAGGTGCGCGCTTTTAA
- a CDS encoding AFR752Wp (Syntenic homolog of Saccharomyces cerevisiae YNL244C (SUI1)), producing the protein MSIENLKSFDPFADTGDDEASSSNYIHIRIQQRNGRKTLTTVQGIPEEYDLKRILKVLRKDFGCNGNMVKDDEMGEIIQLQGDQRAKVCEFLITQLAIPKKNIKIHGF; encoded by the coding sequence ATGTCTATCGAAAACCTCAAGTCGTTCGACCCCTTTGCTGACACCGGCGACGACGAAGCCTCCTCCTCCAACTACATCCACATCCGTATCCAGCAGAGAAACGGCAGAAAAACGTTGACCACCGTGCAGGGCATCCCCGAGGAGTACGACCTCAAGCGCATCTTGAAGGTCTTGCGGAAGGACTTTGGCTGCAACGGCAACATGGTCAAGGACGACGAGATGGGCGAGATCATCCAGTTGCAGGGCGACCAGAGAGCCAAGGTCTGCGAGTTCCTGATCACGCAGCTGGCGATCCCCAAGAAGAACATCAAGATCCACGGGTTCTAG
- a CDS encoding AFR754Wp (NOHBY675; No homolog in Saccharomyces cerevisiae; Syntenic homolog of Kluyveromyces lactis KLLA0F21164g; Similar to ADL397C-B): MPCYTTLVIYIIAHSWVSIQLCFSIKERYNTTMTNFLYLVTAFISFASVALTAQSEKEAAAELRSLMSKEKTSFLNTITATDGRPFSLVHYHVSTDRCEGMEKTGEPILIVVDKSPQSHSIRNNGPASFSINDNSIQYKMNGVRSTFYGSFEEQQPTDELKKCFLSVHPDSQALIPGFNPKLPTRFYKLKISGIFNVPGAATNGYHGAVSPSLYAAAVPA; the protein is encoded by the coding sequence ATGCCATGCTACACCACTCTTGTTATATATATTATCGCTCATTCATGGGTATCCATCCAGCTATGTTTCTCAATCAAAGAAAGATACAACACTACTATGACAAACTTTCTATACCTCGTAACTGCATTCATTTCGTTCGCTTCGGTTGCGTTGACTGCACAGAGTGAGAAAGAGGCAGCAGCAGAATTAAGATCTTTAATGTCCAAAGAGAAGACTTCTTTTCTGAACACAATCACCGCCACTGATGGTAGGCCTTTCAGCCTTGTGCACTACCATGTATCTACTGACAGGTGTGAAGGAATGGAGAAAACGGGTGAGCCTATTTTGATTGTAGTAGACAAGTCACCCCAAAGTCATTCCATTAGAAACAACGGGCCGGCATCCTTTTCCATAAATGATAACTCAATTCAGTACAAGATGAACGGTGTGCGCAGTACGTTCTATGGGTCTTTTGAAGAGCAGCAACCAACCGATGAGCTAAAAAAATGCTTCCTAAGTGTTCATCCAGATTCACAGGCGTTGATCCCCGGTTTTAACCCCAAGTTACCTACTCGCTTCTATAAGCTTAAAATATCAGGTATTTTCAATGTTCCGGGCGCAGCAACCAATGGATACCACGGTGCAGTCTCACCAAGCCTCTACGCTGCGGCAGTGCCGGCTTAA
- a CDS encoding AFR755Wp (NOHBY676; No homolog in Saccharomyces cerevisiae; Syntenic homolog of Kluyveromyces lactis KLLA0F21164g; Similar to ADL397C-A) produces the protein MSSAYWHSIATMKSIFSLVTCFLALVTSAFAQASQEEQQAAVQLRKLIKDESSFQLTTINQNGTPYGIRMYYISPDRCEGVEHDGQPIFLMVDTTLQQVNAKNNNNVSFSVASISIEDPMKAPRANFAGELEVLQPIPALQKCFADVHPDAKPWIPSGPSPVKFYRFKIKSIYYVAAKAGYNGYIDPALYANAN, from the coding sequence ATGAGTTCTGCCTATTGGCACTCAATAGCAACAATGAAGTCGATTTTTTCATTAGTTACATGTTTTTTGGCACTAGTTACTTCGGCTTTCGCGCAAGCGTCGCAGGAGGAACAACAAGCAGCAGTGCAACTCAGGAAATTAATTAAAGACGAAAGTTCTTTCCAGTTGACAACAATCAATCAAAACGGTACTCCATATGGTATTAGAATGTACTATATTTCTCCCGACAGATGTGAGGGAGTAGAGCATGACGGCCAGCCCATTTTTTTGATGGTCGACACGACACTACAACAAGTAAACGCTAAAAACAATAACAACGTGTCTTTCTCAGTTGCGTCTATATCGATTGAAGACCCCATGAAAGCACCTCGTGCAAACTTCGCGGGTGAGCTCGAAGTACTCCAGCCCATTCCAGCCTTGCAGAAGTGCTTTGCAGACGTGCATCCTGATGCTAAACCTTGGATACCTAGCGGCCCTAGCCCCGTAAAGTTCTACCGCTTTAAAATCAAGTCAATATATTATGTCGCTGCGAAAGCTGGGTATAATGGATACATTGATCCAGCGCTATATGCCAATGCTAACTAA